A region from the Aphis gossypii isolate Hap1 chromosome 1, ASM2018417v2, whole genome shotgun sequence genome encodes:
- the LOC114132827 gene encoding phosphatidylserine lipase ABHD16A yields the protein MFTDYIFTPKLYKVYTGIRRNDDYVQLWQEKIADKILMTTYIVTQVATYLSPALLYMYGKWLLSPEFVNKLFFRGSILGITLMTTLILRSYGRAINPKYQAFYNDLLSAKLDYSTDNKKKLHSYDFDFSAWPIDFSWTPAEEKSYKSNLISNNFKMSLKLLSSPSRLIGFIALHTFGISLIYPGSTSLLFYLMDQNLQKGRRALITSFGGVRYKLKTIDGNFVDSMFIDKRHSNINSLNPKLIICTEGNAGFYEAGIMSSAIETHHSVLGWNHPGFGYSTGVPYIEQEQNAAETVIEFAIKHLKFSPKSIILYGWSIGGFASTYLAKKFPDVHAVILDATFDDLAPLAIPRMPGFAEKLVDFTVKEFTNLNVAENLVQYPGPVLLIRRSSDEIIALDPQNVATNRANYLLELLLERRFPKLFSNESRSALWVWLSTSGEQQKQVHLQYDVDLNNQSKLFPSSNKNYPLNLGDGWKDQEKIKMLLYLADYYMKDYNSTHCTPLPTRYLGFII from the exons atgtttaccgattatatatttacacctAAGCTATACAAAGTATATACAGGAATTCGAAGAAATGAT GACTATGTTCAATTATGGCAAGAAAAAATAgcagacaaaatattaatgact ACTTATATTGTTACACAAGTAGCCACTTATCTTTCTcctgcattattatatatgtatggtaAATGGCTGTTAAGTCcagaatttgtaaataaactattttttcgaggatcaatattaggtataacttTGATgacaacattaattttaagaagttATGGAAGAGCTATAAATCCAAAGTATCaagcattttataatgatCTTCTTAGTGCTAAATTGGATTATTCAACTGATAATAAG aaaAAATTGCACAGCtacgattttgatttttcagcATGGCCTATAGACTTTTCATGGACTCCTGCTGAAga aaaaagttacaaatcaaatttaataagcaataattttaagatgtcATTAAAACTTCTAAGTAGCCCTAGCCGTCTTATTGGTTTTATAGCATTGCATACTTTTGggatatcattaatttatccTGGTTCTACTTcacttttattctatttaa TGGATCAGAACTTACAGAAAGGAAGACGTGCTTTAATTACTTCATTTGGAGGTGtacgatataaattaaaaactattgatgGAAATTTTGTTGACTCAATGTTTATAGACAaaag acattcaaatataaattctttgaatccaaaattaattatttgtactgAAGGAAATGCTGGGTTCTATGAAGCGGGAATTATGAGCTCAGCTATTGAAACTCATCATTCTGTTTTGGGATGGAATCATCCTGGATTTGGATACAGTact gGTGTACCATATATAGAACAAGAACAAAATGCTGCTGAAACTGTAATAGAATTCGCTataaagcatttaaaatttagtccgaaaagtattatattatacggttgGAGTATAGGTGGTTTTGCTTCCACCTATTTAGCTAAAAAGTTTCCTGACGTACATGCtgtg atactgGATGCTACATTTGATGATCTGGCACCATTAGCAATTCCACGAATGCCTGGCTTTGCTGAGAAACTAGTAGATTTTACTGTAAAAGAATTTACAAACTTGAATGTGGCTGAAAATTTAGTTCAATATCCAGGGCCAGTTCTATTAATTCGACGATCCAGTGATGAAATCATTGCACTTGA tccTCAAAATGTAGCTACAAATCGAGCAAATTACCTTCTAGAACTTTTATTAGAAAGAAGATTTCCAAAACTCTTTTCTAATGAATCTCGGTCAGCTCTTTGGGTTTGGCTATCCACATCTGGTGAACAACAAA AGCAAGTTCATTTACAATATGATGTTGATTTAAACAATCAATCAAAACTATTTCCATcatccaataaaaattatccattAAATCTTGGTGATGGTTGGAAAgatcaagaaaaaataaaaatgttactataCTTA gctgATTATTACATGAAAGACTATAATTCCACACATTGCACTCCATTACCAACACGTTATTtgggatttataatataa
- the LOC114124913 gene encoding sentrin-specific protease 1-like isoform X3, whose translation MAVEERGMATSTISQSASPSDFDDCACLDDKYINKYMNLITIRSGNNVYVFDTFFFTALSEKGYSRVHRWTKNIDIFSKQKLMIPIYIKEENCWCLVLIDMTKNVLKYYDKSGKYDPKHIRLIVKYLKLEHVMRKGEFLKTQFTESPIKIFNSDVGILDCGLFICVIAEHLSRNARLLFTLKDMRRFHKQILCDLTCDSITCLNSSYTTNSTNTK comes from the exons atggcG gttGAAGAAAGAGGTATGGCTACATCAACAATTTCTCAATCAGCTTCTCCCTCGGATTTTGATGACTGTGCATGTCtagatgataaatatattaacaaatatatgaatttaatcaCAATACGTTCCGgtaataatgtgtatgtatttgatacattttttttcactgcCCTATCTGAGAAAGGATATTCACGCGTTCATCgttggacaaaaaatattgatatattctcaaaacaaaaattgatgaTTCCTATTTATATCAAAGAAGAAAATTGCTGGTGTTTAGTGTTGATTGATATGACAAAAAATGtcttgaaatattatgataaatcagGAAAATATGATCCCAAACACATAAGATTGATAGTCAAGTATTTGAAGTTAGAACATGTTATGAGGAAAGGAGAGTTTCTTAAAACACAGTTTACCGAATctcctataaaaatatttaattccgATGTTGGCATTTTGGATTGTGGATtgtttatttgtgttattGCGGAACATCTATCAAGAAATGCTCGATTACTTTTTACACTTAAAGACATGAGGAGATtccataaacaaatattatgtgatttgaCGTGTGACAGTATCACATGCTTAAACTCAAGTTATACTACTAATAGTACAAATActaagtaa
- the LOC114124913 gene encoding sentrin-specific protease 1-like isoform X1, with translation MCCILDIFVQIASFFIGLLVQVWTYIWSSWSSGEIIFAERVEERGMATSTISQSASPSDFDDCACLDDKYINKYMNLITIRSGNNVYVFDTFFFTALSEKGYSRVHRWTKNIDIFSKQKLMIPIYIKEENCWCLVLIDMTKNVLKYYDKSGKYDPKHIRLIVKYLKLEHVMRKGEFLKTQFTESPIKIFNSDVGILDCGLFICVIAEHLSRNARLLFTLKDMRRFHKQILCDLTCDSITCLNSSYTTNSTNTK, from the exons ATGTGTTGTATACTTGACATTTTCGTGCAAATTGCATCATTTTTCATTGGGTTATTGGTACAAGTTTGGACGTATATTTGGTCCTCATGGTCATCaggtgaaattatttttgcggAACGG gttGAAGAAAGAGGTATGGCTACATCAACAATTTCTCAATCAGCTTCTCCCTCGGATTTTGATGACTGTGCATGTCtagatgataaatatattaacaaatatatgaatttaatcaCAATACGTTCCGgtaataatgtgtatgtatttgatacattttttttcactgcCCTATCTGAGAAAGGATATTCACGCGTTCATCgttggacaaaaaatattgatatattctcaaaacaaaaattgatgaTTCCTATTTATATCAAAGAAGAAAATTGCTGGTGTTTAGTGTTGATTGATATGACAAAAAATGtcttgaaatattatgataaatcagGAAAATATGATCCCAAACACATAAGATTGATAGTCAAGTATTTGAAGTTAGAACATGTTATGAGGAAAGGAGAGTTTCTTAAAACACAGTTTACCGAATctcctataaaaatatttaattccgATGTTGGCATTTTGGATTGTGGATtgtttatttgtgttattGCGGAACATCTATCAAGAAATGCTCGATTACTTTTTACACTTAAAGACATGAGGAGATtccataaacaaatattatgtgatttgaCGTGTGACAGTATCACATGCTTAAACTCAAGTTATACTACTAATAGTACAAATActaagtaa
- the LOC114124913 gene encoding sentrin-specific protease 1-like isoform X2: protein MYLVFTELIRDSILILILKIKVEERGMATSTISQSASPSDFDDCACLDDKYINKYMNLITIRSGNNVYVFDTFFFTALSEKGYSRVHRWTKNIDIFSKQKLMIPIYIKEENCWCLVLIDMTKNVLKYYDKSGKYDPKHIRLIVKYLKLEHVMRKGEFLKTQFTESPIKIFNSDVGILDCGLFICVIAEHLSRNARLLFTLKDMRRFHKQILCDLTCDSITCLNSSYTTNSTNTK, encoded by the exons atgtatttagtatttactgaGCTTATCCgtgattcaatattaattttaattcttaaaattaag gttGAAGAAAGAGGTATGGCTACATCAACAATTTCTCAATCAGCTTCTCCCTCGGATTTTGATGACTGTGCATGTCtagatgataaatatattaacaaatatatgaatttaatcaCAATACGTTCCGgtaataatgtgtatgtatttgatacattttttttcactgcCCTATCTGAGAAAGGATATTCACGCGTTCATCgttggacaaaaaatattgatatattctcaaaacaaaaattgatgaTTCCTATTTATATCAAAGAAGAAAATTGCTGGTGTTTAGTGTTGATTGATATGACAAAAAATGtcttgaaatattatgataaatcagGAAAATATGATCCCAAACACATAAGATTGATAGTCAAGTATTTGAAGTTAGAACATGTTATGAGGAAAGGAGAGTTTCTTAAAACACAGTTTACCGAATctcctataaaaatatttaattccgATGTTGGCATTTTGGATTGTGGATtgtttatttgtgttattGCGGAACATCTATCAAGAAATGCTCGATTACTTTTTACACTTAAAGACATGAGGAGATtccataaacaaatattatgtgatttgaCGTGTGACAGTATCACATGCTTAAACTCAAGTTATACTACTAATAGTACAAATActaagtaa
- the LOC114124913 gene encoding sentrin-specific protease 1-like isoform X4, which produces MVEERGMATSTISQSASPSDFDDCACLDDKYINKYMNLITIRSGNNVYVFDTFFFTALSEKGYSRVHRWTKNIDIFSKQKLMIPIYIKEENCWCLVLIDMTKNVLKYYDKSGKYDPKHIRLIVKYLKLEHVMRKGEFLKTQFTESPIKIFNSDVGILDCGLFICVIAEHLSRNARLLFTLKDMRRFHKQILCDLTCDSITCLNSSYTTNSTNTK; this is translated from the exons Atg gttGAAGAAAGAGGTATGGCTACATCAACAATTTCTCAATCAGCTTCTCCCTCGGATTTTGATGACTGTGCATGTCtagatgataaatatattaacaaatatatgaatttaatcaCAATACGTTCCGgtaataatgtgtatgtatttgatacattttttttcactgcCCTATCTGAGAAAGGATATTCACGCGTTCATCgttggacaaaaaatattgatatattctcaaaacaaaaattgatgaTTCCTATTTATATCAAAGAAGAAAATTGCTGGTGTTTAGTGTTGATTGATATGACAAAAAATGtcttgaaatattatgataaatcagGAAAATATGATCCCAAACACATAAGATTGATAGTCAAGTATTTGAAGTTAGAACATGTTATGAGGAAAGGAGAGTTTCTTAAAACACAGTTTACCGAATctcctataaaaatatttaattccgATGTTGGCATTTTGGATTGTGGATtgtttatttgtgttattGCGGAACATCTATCAAGAAATGCTCGATTACTTTTTACACTTAAAGACATGAGGAGATtccataaacaaatattatgtgatttgaCGTGTGACAGTATCACATGCTTAAACTCAAGTTATACTACTAATAGTACAAATActaagtaa
- the LOC114124913 gene encoding sentrin-specific protease 1-like isoform X5: protein MATSTISQSASPSDFDDCACLDDKYINKYMNLITIRSGNNVYVFDTFFFTALSEKGYSRVHRWTKNIDIFSKQKLMIPIYIKEENCWCLVLIDMTKNVLKYYDKSGKYDPKHIRLIVKYLKLEHVMRKGEFLKTQFTESPIKIFNSDVGILDCGLFICVIAEHLSRNARLLFTLKDMRRFHKQILCDLTCDSITCLNSSYTTNSTNTK from the coding sequence ATGGCTACATCAACAATTTCTCAATCAGCTTCTCCCTCGGATTTTGATGACTGTGCATGTCtagatgataaatatattaacaaatatatgaatttaatcaCAATACGTTCCGgtaataatgtgtatgtatttgatacattttttttcactgcCCTATCTGAGAAAGGATATTCACGCGTTCATCgttggacaaaaaatattgatatattctcaaaacaaaaattgatgaTTCCTATTTATATCAAAGAAGAAAATTGCTGGTGTTTAGTGTTGATTGATATGACAAAAAATGtcttgaaatattatgataaatcagGAAAATATGATCCCAAACACATAAGATTGATAGTCAAGTATTTGAAGTTAGAACATGTTATGAGGAAAGGAGAGTTTCTTAAAACACAGTTTACCGAATctcctataaaaatatttaattccgATGTTGGCATTTTGGATTGTGGATtgtttatttgtgttattGCGGAACATCTATCAAGAAATGCTCGATTACTTTTTACACTTAAAGACATGAGGAGATtccataaacaaatattatgtgatttgaCGTGTGACAGTATCACATGCTTAAACTCAAGTTATACTACTAATAGTACAAATActaagtaa